In Sesamum indicum cultivar Zhongzhi No. 13 linkage group LG1, S_indicum_v1.0, whole genome shotgun sequence, the sequence AGCACTCCCATATTATCTTACCGGAAAACGTAGTGCAGGTTCTGCATCCGGCTTCTGAAGTCTATCTAAAAGAGCGCAAGCAGCAAGCGGATGTTCTGAATGCTCAACTAATTTTGGAACCAAAGCAACAAGGTCTGGTTGTAGATGCTTGGGAGCCTTATCCAATACAAGAGCGATCTTTTGGGCAGACTGAGGTCGCCTTCTTGGTTCTGGACAACCCTCTGGGACAGCTCCATCAAGTGCTCTCAAGGAGTTCACAATCAATCCTAGGAGCTCCTCTGACTGCTCTGGCCACTTAGCCTGAGTTGAAGGTTCTTTTAATCAATTTCTACATTAAACAAGTAAGATGTTTAGTAATCTAGCAACACAGCAACCAAACCTTGGATCGAAGAGCCGGATTTTCATTTGAACCAACTGCAGATGTCTCCGGAGGACATATAGGCTGTCCTGGCACAGTTTTTACATGTAGGTTAATCCCATTTACATCAGAGCTTTGTACAGCAGATGCATTTATACTTTCACTAACGCCCAGCTCTAATCTCTCGTCGACAGAAAGCTGTGTGGAATCTGTCACTCCATTCTCACCATCAGATTCCAATGGACTAAAAGCTCCACTGCCATCTTGGAAAGGTTGGGAGCTAACATTGGAGATATCATCACTAGTAGTCTGCTCCGAGGGTTGGCAACACTCAACCATTATATCCAAAAGTAAATCAATGATTGCTTGTTGCAAAACTTTAACACCCATTAACAAATTCATCAAACTGGGGGAAGATTCATCATTcttattgattttctttccATCATTACCACTGGATATCTTTGTTGGAAGAAGCAAGCGCTTCACTTTTGCAGGATCATCAAGATAAACACGGAGTCCAGTCAGGAAGCCAGCTATTGCTCCTGCATCCATTAGAAGTTTCTCTCTCAAAGTGACCTGAGGTTGAGAAGGATTGTCTCCATAAGTAAGGTGAAACCCAGCCCTGGATAGAAGATTTCTGAAGATGTCTTCTTCATCCCCACTTAGACCTTCACTATCATCAGAATCGATGAGTTCATCAGGATCAGTTGTCAGGGCGTCTTGATCATCTTCAGAAGCTAGAACCTGgcaaaaaaagatcaaaaggGTCACATGAGGTTGGATGCATGAAGTATGGATAAAGTTTCTCTCTCAAAGTGAGAAAGACTCATGAAAATTAGACCTTGGACTTACTCAGATACATGCATATGCGCATCAGACATAATGGCAAAGATCTACTACCAGCTAGCAGCACAAAGATGGGaggaaaagaatatttaacTGCTGAATCTAAGAGCACCCAGTAACACTAAGTCAGCCTATGGTGTCACATGGTAGCAATAGGTATAAGAATTTAAAGATTTAATTGTTCACCCATGGGAGGGGTATAACAAAACCTGCAAATTATTTGGTATTACAGAAGGGTTCCAAAGTTGGACGGGCATTAAAATTGTGTCTGTGGGAGGATGATCAGTTGATACTTCCTAAAATCCTCCCTTCCCCTTCAGTTCCTACCAAACAAGGGCAGCATTCCATCATGTACTCTAAGAAAACTCTATCGAGGCGCTTGACAGAGGAGCAATTTCAAGTCCAAAACCAAGTGTTAATGAAGGAAcatagaaaattttagtcattatttGATTGATTAAGAGCAAGTGGCATGCATCTATATGTTATATAAATCCTATTCAGCATAACCCATGGACACTATTTTTGGGGACAACGGGGAGGATTAAGCAGATAGTCAGATTTAAGATGACCTACTGACCTCCAGGTCTGAAAACTCGAACCAAGGGCAGCAGTCCAAGATCTCACAAACAAACACAACTGTATCACGCAGCAAAAAGCCTGCATCAGCTTCCAACATGTCAGATACCTTCATAAACTGAAGGACAGAATTGTTCCACGTCTTTGTACAAATTGAAGACTCCTTCCAAACAGTTTTAGCTGGGTTTTTTTGATTTACAATAGCCATCCTgtacttgacccaaaagttcTTCTCAGGATCACTCCCAACTGCTTGATCACTCTCCAAGTATATACATATGGTGTCAAAGGACTCATAAACTCCTGCACAACCAAAGAATCGGTGGGGTGAGTTTAGATTAAGTCATCTACCAGAAATCTATATCCGCTACAACAACTTCAATGCTAAAAACACAATCGTTAAAAAGAGCCACCCACCTATTCGAAGCTCACATCCACCAGCTTGGAAGAATTTGCTGAATATTTTTCTAGTTTCCATTATTTCCTTGAAAGACAGGAAGTTTTCCACCTTCCATGTGAATGAACTCCGTTTCCCAGCTTTTTCTAACGGAGAACAGGAACTTCCAGAGTCAGTATCTTGATCAGTGAAGTCCTGCATTATGGATGTTTCTTTCAATATAAGAACCTCCGCGGAGAAGATAACAGTATCCTGGACTAGAAATCCAGAATCCTGATCAAAGAGACTAGTGAGTGTCACAAACTCGCGCCAACCCCAGTCCTTTGCAGCCTTTGAATAACGATTTTGAGATTCCTTCGTGACAGACTTATCCTCCATTCTTTGATTGACAACTGATAAACGATGGCTCACGAAACAACTCCAATCATTGTTAGTATTACGAGAATCTGTAACTTCAAGAAACACGGAAAGGTGGCATGGAGGCTGAGACTGCCCTGATGTCAGGAAAAAaaggggaggggggggggggggattcATCAGGTCAGAAGTTGGAAGCAAATCTAAATATGCTCACAACATCTTCGAAGCAACTGAAAAGTAGAACTACTAACCTCAGCAAGCTATATGTTCATTTTGCCAATTGGTTCTTTGCTATATGATCTTATAAATAGATGCTAATCAGTCAAATGCAAGAACCATcaagaaagttgaaatttatataatccCAAATCTTATACTCATATGACAACCCCATttagttattaaatatatcTCAGGACACAGAGGGAAGCATAAGATTAAGAGTGACAATCCACAAGTTATTCTTCGCAAAAAACAGAGGGAAGCATCAGAATGACTAACCACAAGTTATTCCTAATGAAAGAACAACAGACCTAGATTTGTGATAATATAGTTGATAGactattgattttattatgttaGGTGATTAGGTTACAGTAGTGATTAACAAGTGAGGACGTTAGATAAATGCTTGCTTAACCACTGACTAATTGTGGTTAGATATAACTAGTTTTTATTAAGATGATCATGACTAGCTAAAACCTAATCATCTTAATTATAATAGCCAGCCCTGGTTAGTTTGGATATTAGGATTGATGAGCTCCAGTGGTTTTCTTCTATCCATAAAACATACCCATCAACCATTAGTTGGAAGAGACCTACATGACTCAGCTGAAATAGATGAAGAATTACATGAGAGTACAAGAACAAGGCAAAGTTTCTGGACCGAGAATAAAAAGGTTGAGAAACTAtaaggaaaaggaaagagaacttagaagaagagaaagagagggggATGACCTAGGTTAGCCACCATCTTGAAATTCCAGGTGCTACTTCATGTTCTTGACTAGGAAGCTAGTCGTTTATATGCTGGTTGATTGTTGAGCAATTCAGTCAGAATTGCAGAGTATTGGTTCAGTCATTCCACGAACTCTATGAACAAGCCGccttttcaatttcttaaatGTTAACCTTATTTACATATACTggttatttatcaaaaatcatTTTGGTACCATTCCTGTACTTCAAGTGCTTTCACATCATTAATGCATGAATCATGCACCACTAAGTGTAGTTGGTACATTGACTGGAAATGAAGGAGTGTTAGCAGATGGTAAAGTTTATATATCCAACTCTGAAGAGAGAGTCAGGAGATGgtaacatatatgaatttgaCTCTTTACTGGTAAAGTAAAAATGCTGATTTTATCTACAGCATGTTGTTAACCTGGACCTTGAAGGGGAAATGCCAAATACCTATGTTGAGGCGATTACGGATGTACCAGGGCACACAAGGCAGATGTGTATTGTGCTAGTAGTGACTGCATAAACATTAATTTGGCATGGGTTTTGCAAGTGTAAATCCCATGTTCCATTGGTGGAGTATAGGAATAGTGACTGGATACATATAGAAGGGCCATAAATTAAAGCTGGCAACTATGATAATTTTCAGATGATTCACATTTGAGTACAAAAAATGAACTAATACTTATTAGAAATGATGGAGTCTGTTTCATCAATAGTTCCTGCATGCCTTTCTCCAGGCATCTTGATACCTTCTCTATCAGTTTGCTAGTACATATGCTAGAATATGACCATTTCTTGCCAACAACATGTTTTAGAATCTTCTATGGTGTTGTCAAACTCACTCCTCTCCTTACAGCTCAAAGAGCGATAAAGCCAGCACAGGAAGACCAGAAGAGTCCAATCTCTTAAACCCCAGGTACGGAGCTTTAGAACCCTTTGGCACCCTTTCTGGTCCTTATGCACATAGCTAGATATAATCCATACTATGCAAGGATATTACTTTGTTTTGAACAGTTAGCGACTGATTGGTGATTAGAGAAAGAACTACCGTACCAAAGGATGTATGTGGTACTTTGTTTCGCAAAATGTGGAGTGTATTCTTAAATTTCTTACCAACCCCTAGTTGTTTTATTCTGGTTATATTAGATCAGTGGTGGATGATACAACAGTATATAATAATTCCTCTTAAAGCTTCAATAAGGATGGTTAGCAGAGATAAAATAGACTAATGAAATCTTTCATACTTTCTTGATCCATCCAGTCACACACAGTGGAAAGGCTGTCCCAAGAAGTATAAACAAATATCAGAAAGCATTTATCAACTCTGAAATAAGGCAACAAATGGCAAGACAGGAACTCGTGTACCCCAGTTATGTTCCCCTAAACTTTAATAACAAGcacaaaataagatgttaataCAATTTGCATGTTCTCCTActaaagttatataaaataccTCTGGGGTAAACAATAAGGCGACAATCCCGATTCCCAATCTGAAATCGCCTACTTTTGATGCAAAGTCCAGTgatctttctctttttcaagagATCCTTCAAGCGTGTAAAATTCTCAATTCTCCATGAAAACTTCCCCATATGCCCATCAGACTTCCTCACATTCCCCCCATTCCTCACGCCAATCAAAGTACCACTCTTTGAGAAACTGCTCAACTCCTTAATAACATGGAAAGACGTGCTAAAAACTGCAGTGTCTTCCACCAAGAACCCTGACTCTGGCCCCATAAAATCCGCCATTTTCATGTAATCATTCCATCCCAAACTTGTGTTGTCCCCACTCTTATTGTCTGCAGCAAACCGGCCATAACTATCCCGATGCACGTGATTCAACCCACCACCCAGCTTGTGATTCAACACGGACATCCTAAACAGACACCAGCAACTCCTATCTGATATCAATGAGTTCTTCTCAGTGTCCTTACTCTCCAAGCACATGGACAAATACTCCACGCCATTCACCACACTCTGATACACACTAATCCGCAAATTACACTCTCCAGCAGGAAAGACTGGGCTCATTATTTTCTGTGTCTTGATCATCTCCTTAAACAGGCTAAAGTTATGCACTTTCCAAGTGAACTTCCCACTCAAAACATCCCCAACCACAGGCCCGATTACCCCTCCACCACCCATAGTAGACACATTATTAGCCTGCACATCATAATTATCGCGCGAGAAAGAGAAGGACTCATGGAGTATCAATATATCTGCTGTGATAAGTATGCAATCATTTGAGGAATGCAAGAATCCGACCTTAGGGTCCAATACAGAATTAAGTGAGGCAAAATCACACCAGCCGTGGGACTTCTTCTTGGATGAAAATCGATGCCAGCTGTCTCGGTGCACGGATTTCGAAGCGTCGGATAAATTTTCAATGGCAAGACGATAGCTGGCGAAACAATCCCACTTAGAAGAAGCTGTATTTCGAGGGTCCATGATTTGTAGGTAAATGGAAACGTATCCGGGGAGCGCTTGGGAGTCGCCCTTGGGGTAAATTAGCAAACGGCAATCGAAACCCCCGACTTCGAAATACTTACTCCAAAGTGCGCGCGATTTGATTTTTGGGAAATTAGCAATGGTCCATTTGCATAGGGCGGAGTAGTCACCACGGCGTTCAACCACAACAGACTCGGAggcggtggtggtggcgaGGGAGGCAGCGGAAGAGGCGTCTCGAGATGGATCCTCGACGGGCATGGAGGGCTTCTCGGAAGTGCGAGTGAAGGAGGGGGGAGGGATGGGAGAGGAGGGAGTGGAAGGGGAGGCGGCATCGGAGGAGGAGACGGCGGTGTCGTTGTGATGAGGATGGTGGGGATGGTGTTTCATggtatgatgatgatgaggatgatgatgtGATGAGAGGGATGGATGGATGATTAGGTTTTGTTGattacttgtatttatttgaaGAATATATCTCTGGCTGGGTTATCAGGTTTTCTTGATTCATTCcatcaagagagagagagaagaagagagatgATGTGGGTAAGAGAGTGAGGGAGAGAGGGTATTGTAAATTGTAATTGGTAGTAGACAGAGACAAAAGGAGTAGCAGCAGTAGTAGTAGACAGAGAGAGTAGTATAAGTAATAATACGCTATTGCATTTGCTCCTCTCCACTCTCCTCTCCTTCCTCCTTCCACAACAAGGCTTCACGTGCATCATACTTAAGCTGGGCCTGCGCACATTCCACTACTCTCTCTCCCTTTCTATTTTCTaactttcttcttcacaaaattttaatgataatactattagttaataataataattagtgtaatctatatttcaaaatatatatacttaaatcCTTTTCTTTATCAAAATCTCTTTTCAAATTAAGAATTAGTTACACTTCCaccttctaaaaatataatattatattttttaaataatattttacaccCTTCTAACAACTTTTCACTTACAACAAACCCTATTTCGTTATAGTTTAGACATAAATACCgacattagcaaaaaatatatataaatttttaattttacccctcattcaaaatttctctgataatattttaatattcgtaagaagataaatataatatatatataaaatcaaaaagacataattatagtaaaaaatattattcctaaattaataaaaattagtcatttactaatgaaaaaattattcacttttgtacatttttttaCTTCCTGTATATGAGGTAGAGTATACATCATTGTTGCATCtatttcttgaagaattatatcaaatatttggacagacattttcaataaattaacaccaacccttatatatatatatataagaagtaAAAAACACCAGAAAAACTTACCAAATTTCTCATTCATCAATGGTTACTTTCTATCCAATTGCCGTAgcttgaaaataatatttcattacaATTACCCCTTgactttatatattaaatttacccccttacaagtataaaaatattattacgagAATGTTGAATGAGgagtaaaaattgaaattttgtgtaattgtttttgttgacgtcaatattttttatttaaaactttaataAAAGGGGGTTAGTTACAGTTTGTAactagataatttttaaagagggtttaagtgtaattttataacttttttgagagaaaatataattttatatttttagagagggcttaaatataattaaccctaaaacGAATTGAAgtgtttgatataattaataaaacaaacacatgAAACGTAGGTGTTAtgttgtttaaataaaattgatgtttttgtGGTATGTTTATTTATGAGTTGTAAGAAGAGGCCATAaccataaataaatacaattgaGTTTTATCCTTTAGAAGAGTACGTACAAAAGTAAGGTGCGATTATGAGTTGAATATAtcattatgtatttatatatatatatatatatatataattttcatttcattttatataaaaatttacttaccGAATATGAAAATCGATCTTTACTATTTTGCAATTGTTAGTTTAACTTAAATTAAGATATGTGGTGGATATATTCCTCCTTAATTACCCCACAAAATATCTTTGACAATCAACATTATGCAATATTCCAACATAATAGAATAGATATGGAATTGGAAggtaaaaaaacataatagatatatagaaAAGATGCCTTGATTGTTGCATTATTACATTACATGGAGTCACAAGATAAGATGAGTAGATCATATATATTGcaatatatgagaaaattctTCTTGTTCACCACCAAAGCTGATATCAAATTGATGGAGAAATCCAAAGCCACAAAGGCCGGCAACCCAACCATCGATTGCTCAAACCCACGACACCAAGGGACACACGGTCACCAAGACACCATCAAACTTTCCATTATTTCTAAATTGTATCTCATACTTTCCATTATTTCTAAATTGCACCCCAATGTTATTAGTAATTATGTACTTGTAACAGTAATGCAACAATTTTGATgcagaagaaaaagaggaggggagaaagaagaagatgagATGGGAGAATTCCAATCAATTGAAAGCAACAACAAATTTCTCCAAGCTTTTCATTGGCTCGTTCCGGCGAGAGATGGCTTCAGGTTCAGCTTGATAGGGCTACGCCCACCTACGCTTTGTTCAGTAGTTGTCCTGTGTCTTCTTGCCGAACAAGTATCCGTTCGCCAAAGCAAAGTcctttttctccaaattccTAACTTTCAATTCTTGCCCTAATCCACTCAAAACGCTGTCGTTTGCCCCCTTCTTATCAATTTTGCCCCAAATTTCAGCTGCTTCATTGATCATGCGGTCACTACCAATCTTCTCCATTGAACGATGCTCTTTTAAAGGCGCATTTCCTTCTAAAATCGTGACATTCCCTCCTCCTCTTTTTCCTCCTTGTCCCCAAGGATCAAATCCTGGGAATTTGCTACATTCAAATGATAATCCTCCCAGGTAGTTTGATCAGGTGAAGAATGAGACCATTTTGATAAGGACCTGGGATACTCCAACATGGTTTCTAAGTACCAATCTTCTGGCTAAAATTGTGATTGGGTAAATCTTAAAGACCTCATCTTCAAACTCTTCCAAGTCCACTGAGGGAAAATACTTGGatccaattttcttcttcaagagAGAAACATGAAAGACTGGACGAATTTTAGATACAGGAGGAAGTGCAAGAAAGTAGGGCACTTTACCAATTCTTTGAATCACCTTATAAGGTCTTTGGATCACCTTGTAAAGTCCAAAATACTTCACAGACAGCTTTAACTGCCTTCTGAGAGCCACCGTGGTTTGTCTCTATAGTAGTTCAAGAAATACTTCATCGCCAACCTCAAACTCCCTTTCTGACCTCTTTCTATCCTGTATGAGTTGTCATCTCTGTTAGGCTTGCTGCATATTCTCCTTCAGTAGTTGTATCATTTTGATTATGGTCTGCATCAATTCCTCTATATCAGCATGATGACTCTGCAGATAAGGTCCAATAGAGTTGATTTGGAGGATAGCCATAGAAAGCCTGAAAAGGAGTAGCTTTCAAGCTTGAATGGAAGTTGTTATTAAACCAAAACTCAGCAAGAGTAATCTACTGTGACCATCTTTTTGGCTGTTGATGGCACATGCATCTCAAATCATTTTCTAAACATTG encodes:
- the LOC105174623 gene encoding uncharacterized protein LOC105174623 isoform X1, with translation MKHHPHHPHHNDTAVSSSDAASPSTPSSPIPPPSFTRTSEKPSMPVEDPSRDASSAASLATTTASESVVVERRGDYSALCKWTIANFPKIKSRALWSKYFEVGGFDCRLLIYPKGDSQALPGYVSIYLQIMDPRNTASSKWDCFASYRLAIENLSDASKSVHRDSWHRFSSKKKSHGWCDFASLNSVLDPKVGFLHSSNDCILITADILILHESFSFSRDNYDVQANNVSTMGGGGVIGPVVGDVLSGKFTWKVHNFSLFKEMIKTQKIMSPVFPAGECNLRISVYQSVVNGVEYLSMCLESKDTEKNSLISDRSCWCLFRMSVLNHKLGGGLNHVHRDSYGRFAADNKSGDNTSLGWNDYMKMADFMGPESGFLVEDTAVFSTSFHVIKELSSFSKSGTLIGVRNGGNVRKSDGHMGKFSWRIENFTRLKDLLKKRKITGLCIKSRRFQIGNRDCRLIVYPRGQSQPPCHLSVFLEVTDSRNTNNDWSCFVSHRLSVVNQRMEDKSVTKESQNRYSKAAKDWGWREFVTLTSLFDQDSGFLVQDTVIFSAEVLILKETSIMQDFTDQDTDSGSSCSPLEKAGKRSSFTWKVENFLSFKEIMETRKIFSKFFQAGGCELRIGVYESFDTICIYLESDQAVGSDPEKNFWVKYRMAIVNQKNPAKTVWKESSICTKTWNNSVLQFMKVSDMLEADAGFLLRDTVVFVCEILDCCPWFEFSDLEVLASEDDQDALTTDPDELIDSDDSEGLSGDEEDIFRNLLSRAGFHLTYGDNPSQPQVTLREKLLMDAGAIAGFLTGLRVYLDDPAKVKRLLLPTKISSGNDGKKINKNDESSPSLMNLLMGVKVLQQAIIDLLLDIMVECCQPSEQTTSDDISNVSSQPFQDGSGAFSPLESDGENGVTDSTQLSVDERLELGVSESINASAVQSSDVNGINLHVKTVPGQPICPPETSAVGSNENPALRSKAKWPEQSEELLGLIVNSLRALDGAVPEGCPEPRRRPQSAQKIALVLDKAPKHLQPDLVALVPKLVEHSEHPLAACALLDRLQKPDAEPALRFPVFGALSQLECSSEVWERVLFRSLELLDDSNGEPLAATVDFVLKAALHCKHLPEAVRSVRVRLKNLGPEVSSCVLDYLSRTVNSCADTAESILRDIDCDDDSDDNFPATDCGLFIFGESGAMSERSHSGEEHPFFSSRHFSDIYILIEMLSIPCLAIEAAQTFERAVARGSFVPQTIAVVLERRLARRLNLTSQYVAENFQQPDVAMDGEAIEQLGAQQDDFTSVLGLAETLAVSRDPQVKGFVKILYTTLFKWYADESHRLRMLKRLVDRATITADASREIDSDLEILAILVCEDQEIVRPVLSMMREVAELANVDRAALWHQLCASEDEILRIREERKAEIATTSKEKAVLSQKLSEYEATNSRLKSEMRAEMDRVARDRKELMEQMQEVENQLEWVRSERDDEITKLKAEKKILQDRLHEAETQLSQLKSRKRDELKRVMKEKNALAERLKSAEAARRRFDEELKRFATENVTREEIRQSLEDEVRRLTQTVGQTEGEKREKEEQVARCEAYIDGMESKLQACEQYIHHLEAQFQEEMARHAPLYGVGLDALSMKELETLSRIHEEGLRQIRAIQQRKGSPAGSPLVSPHTFPHTHGLYPPTPLPMPVGLPPSLIPNGVGIHSNGHVNGGIGPWFNH
- the LOC105174623 gene encoding uncharacterized protein LOC105174623 isoform X2, which gives rise to MKHHPHHPHHNDTAVSSSDAASPSTPSSPIPPPSFTRTSEKPSMPVEDPSRDASSAASLATTTASESVVVERRGDYSALCKWTIANFPKIKSRALWSKYFEVGGFDCRLLIYPKGDSQALPGYVSIYLQIMDPRNTASSKWDCFASYRLAIENLSDASKSVHRDSWHRFSSKKKSHGWCDFASLNSVLDPKVGFLHSSNDCILITADILILHESFSFSRDNYDVQANNVSTMGGGGVIGPVVGDVLSGKFTWKVHNFSLFKEMIKTQKIMSPVFPAGECNLRISVYQSVVNGVEYLSMCLESKDTEKNSLISDRSCWCLFRMSVLNHKLGGGLNHVHRDSYGRFAADNKSGDNTSLGWNDYMKMADFMGPESGFLVEDTAVFSTSFHVIKELSSFSKSGTLIGVRNGGNVRKSDGHMGKFSWRIENFTRLKDLLKKRKITGLCIKSRRFQIGNRDCRLIVYPRGQSQPPCHLSVFLEVTDSRNTNNDWSCFVSHRLSVVNQRMEDKSVTKESQNRYSKAAKDWGWREFVTLTSLFDQDSGFLVQDTVIFSAEVLILKETSIMQDFTDQDTDSGSSCSPLEKAGKRSSFTWKVENFLSFKEIMETRKIFSKFFQAGGCELRIGVYESFDTICIYLESDQAVGSDPEKNFWVKYRMAIVNQKNPAKTVWKESSICTKTWNNSVLQFMKVSDMLEADAGFLLRDTVVFVCEILDCCPWFEFSDLEVLASEDDQDALTTDPDELIDSDDSEGLSGDEEDIFRNLLSRAGFHLTYGDNPSQPQVTLREKLLMDAGAIAGFLTGLRVYLDDPAKVKRLLLPTKISSGNDGKKINKNDESSPSLMNLLMGVKVLQQAIIDLLLDIMVECCQPSEQTTSDDISNVSSQPFQDGSGAFSPLESDGENGVTDSTQLSVDERLELGVSESINASAVQSSDVNGINLHVKTVPGQPICPPETSAVGSNENPALRSKAKWPEQSEELLGLIVNSLRALDGAVPEGCPEPRRRPQSAQKIALVLDKAPKHLQPDLVALVPKLVEHSEHPLAACALLDRLQKPDAEPALRFPVFGALSQLECSSEVWERVLFRSLELLDDSNGEPLAATVDFVLKAALHCKHLPEAVRSVRVRLKNLGPEVSSCVLDYLSRTVNSCADTAESILRDIDCDDDSDDNFPATDCGLFIFGESGAMSERSHSGEEHPFFSSRHFSDIYILIEMLSIPCLAIEAAQTFERAVARGSFVPQTIAVVLERRLARRLNLTSQYVAENFQQPDVAMDGEAIEQLGAQQDDFTSVLGLAETLAVSRDPQMLVVK